In Thermosipho affectus, a genomic segment contains:
- a CDS encoding site-specific integrase, which translates to MKVKYELDKFIEYIEKQNISESTKRNYMTMVESFLEFVEGNVNTDSVKKWLKKIKESYKPTAWRQYFVPLRSFLQRFYPLVYSEVVEDLKVPYKKAEYEMINYLDFWKLYKEAEKMAKKGNEKYVLLVGLAGLLGLKSGEIVKLKGTDIKGNEIYLENGNFVVEIVPPIDKWLKKYEGKDEYLISTSEGLPVKPSYLALMLRGLQKKVDLRLKKPLSVEILRNVAVARQVIAQPSLPYVMDLFKYSSTKTIEDIARYISESGDLRTILSIEVVDNLNPVLEFFNKLSIPVRKVGSAYIVSRTAYIKRGEKFSRLNTLFLVRNLDKWQEFIENLGYEVKRRNKENFFIFLVGKLRVAFLELDEI; encoded by the coding sequence TTGAAAGTAAAATATGAACTTGATAAATTTATAGAATACATAGAAAAACAAAATATATCTGAAAGTACGAAAAGAAATTATATGACAATGGTCGAATCTTTTCTGGAATTTGTTGAGGGGAATGTAAATACAGATTCTGTAAAGAAGTGGTTAAAGAAAATAAAGGAAAGTTATAAACCGACGGCTTGGAGACAGTATTTTGTGCCATTGAGATCTTTTTTGCAAAGATTTTACCCGCTTGTTTATTCCGAAGTAGTTGAAGATTTGAAAGTGCCTTATAAGAAAGCAGAATATGAGATGATAAATTATTTGGATTTTTGGAAATTGTATAAAGAAGCAGAGAAGATGGCAAAAAAAGGTAATGAAAAGTATGTTTTGCTAGTTGGACTTGCAGGTTTACTAGGGTTAAAATCCGGTGAGATTGTAAAATTAAAGGGTACGGATATTAAAGGAAATGAGATTTATTTGGAAAATGGGAATTTTGTTGTTGAGATTGTCCCACCTATTGATAAATGGTTAAAAAAGTATGAGGGAAAGGATGAATATTTGATTTCAACATCGGAAGGTTTACCTGTTAAACCCTCTTATCTTGCTTTAATGTTAAGAGGTCTTCAGAAAAAGGTAGATTTAAGATTGAAAAAACCTCTTTCTGTGGAAATACTTAGAAACGTTGCAGTTGCAAGGCAAGTAATAGCACAACCTTCCTTGCCATATGTTATGGATTTATTTAAATATAGTTCTACTAAAACAATTGAGGATATAGCACGCTACATATCAGAAAGTGGTGATCTAAGAACTATCCTTTCTATTGAGGTGGTGGATAACTTAAATCCTGTTTTGGAATTTTTTAATAAATTATCCATTCCCGTAAGAAAAGTTGGGAGTGCCTATATAGTTTCCAGAACAGCTTATATTAAAAGAGGAGAAAAATTTTCAAGATTAAATACATTGTTTTTAGTTAGAAATCTTGATAAGTGGCAAGAATTTATAGAAAACTTAGGTTATGAGGTAAAAAGGAGAAATAAGGAGAACTTTTTCATATTTTTGGTTGGAAAATTAAGGGTTGCA
- the queA gene encoding tRNA preQ1(34) S-adenosylmethionine ribosyltransferase-isomerase QueA → MNVSNFDYFLPEELIAQSPVEPRDSSRLMVLNRRTREIEHKIFRDIIEYLKEGDLLVRNVTKVIPARLYGKKATGAKIEILLLEKISEGVWEALVKPGSKVKKGTKIYFDDDRYCICKDWAQEGARILEFNFSDDDLFRLGMAPLPPYIKNQIPFERYQTIYSREKGSVAAPTAGLHFTDELLEKIKENGVEFADLVLHVGLGTFRPVKVEDVREHKMHSERYYVPKETVKKINDTRKNGGRIIAVGTTSVRTLETIARLDKKESYHGKTDIFIYPPFEFKLTDAIITNFHLPKSTLLMLVSAFAGREFILDAYNIAVKMKYRFFSLGDACFIY, encoded by the coding sequence TTGAATGTAAGTAATTTTGATTACTTTTTGCCTGAAGAATTAATAGCCCAATCACCTGTAGAACCTAGAGATTCATCAAGACTTATGGTTTTAAATAGAAGGACAAGAGAAATTGAGCATAAGATATTTAGAGATATTATTGAATATTTAAAAGAAGGGGATTTACTTGTAAGAAATGTTACAAAAGTAATTCCAGCAAGACTTTATGGAAAAAAGGCTACCGGTGCAAAAATAGAAATCTTGTTACTTGAAAAAATTTCAGAAGGTGTTTGGGAAGCACTGGTTAAACCGGGAAGTAAAGTAAAAAAAGGAACAAAAATATATTTTGATGATGATCGATATTGCATATGTAAAGATTGGGCACAAGAGGGTGCAAGGATATTAGAGTTCAATTTTTCAGATGATGATTTATTCAGATTAGGAATGGCACCTTTACCTCCATATATAAAAAATCAAATTCCATTTGAGAGATATCAGACAATATACTCAAGAGAAAAAGGTTCCGTAGCTGCACCAACTGCTGGACTTCATTTTACCGATGAACTTTTAGAAAAGATAAAAGAAAACGGAGTAGAGTTTGCGGATTTAGTTTTACATGTTGGGTTGGGAACTTTTAGACCTGTTAAAGTTGAGGATGTTAGAGAGCATAAGATGCATTCTGAAAGGTATTACGTACCAAAGGAAACCGTGAAAAAGATTAACGATACCAGAAAAAACGGCGGAAGAATTATTGCAGTTGGAACAACTAGTGTTAGGACCCTAGAAACTATTGCAAGGTTGGATAAAAAAGAAAGTTATCATGGTAAAACCGATATTTTCATATATCCGCCATTTGAATTTAAATTAACAGATGCTATAATTACAAATTTTCATTTACCAAAGTCTACTTTACTTATGCTTGTTTCCGCATTTGCAGGTAGAGAGTTCATTTTAGATGCGTATAATATTGCTGTAAAAATGAAATATAGATTTTTTTCGTTGGGTGATGCATGTTTTATTTACTAA
- the rpsO gene encoding 30S ribosomal protein S15 has product MNKEEIIKEFQIHEGDTGSAEVQVALLTARIKHLTEHLKKHPKDYHSRRGLMKLVGRRRKILKYLRNKNPEAYKEVIHKLGLRK; this is encoded by the coding sequence ATGAACAAAGAGGAGATCATTAAGGAATTTCAAATCCATGAAGGAGATACTGGTAGCGCAGAGGTTCAGGTAGCATTATTAACTGCAAGGATCAAACATTTAACTGAACATTTGAAGAAACATCCCAAAGATTATCATTCAAGAAGAGGACTTATGAAGTTAGTTGGAAGAAGAAGAAAGATATTAAAATATTTAAGAAATAAGAATCCGGAAGCATACAAAGAGGTAATTCACAAATTAGGTTTGAGAAAATAA
- a CDS encoding CRISPR-associated endoribonuclease Cas6: MIETYVFFKVKNDFIIENSSEKLHGLFFKILKNTQINTEKLHSQKNKPFSLSPVYEYGYDKSITKFSKNKYFFFRIASIQDDLILSFVKALTLNSTELFLDKYPIYIDEVITETYQNKDIQNEITINFVSPVTFRGPNNINIPIPDPLHIINFLKKYGINDIDYPKITYIEGKSHVMKYSSFKLIGFVGKMKIKTHTPKSYLILHYLGTGYSHAKGMGVTIIDAATTANQKIRYIWKRWGINA; the protein is encoded by the coding sequence ATGATAGAAACATACGTCTTTTTCAAAGTAAAAAATGACTTTATTATAGAAAACTCGTCTGAAAAATTACACGGATTATTTTTCAAAATACTAAAAAATACCCAAATAAATACAGAAAAATTACATTCCCAAAAAAATAAACCATTTTCACTCTCACCAGTCTATGAATATGGTTATGATAAATCTATTACAAAATTTTCCAAAAACAAGTATTTCTTTTTTCGCATTGCTTCTATACAAGATGATTTGATACTTTCATTTGTAAAAGCCCTTACATTAAATAGCACAGAATTATTTCTCGATAAATATCCCATCTACATCGATGAAGTTATAACGGAAACATACCAAAATAAAGATATTCAAAATGAAATTACCATAAATTTTGTTTCACCTGTAACTTTTAGGGGACCAAATAATATAAATATCCCCATCCCAGATCCTTTACACATTATAAATTTTCTAAAAAAATATGGAATAAACGATATAGACTATCCTAAAATTACATATATTGAAGGAAAATCTCACGTAATGAAATACTCCTCCTTTAAACTGATTGGTTTTGTTGGAAAAATGAAAATAAAAACACATACCCCTAAATCTTACCTAATATTACACTATCTTGGAACTGGTTATTCTCATGCAAAAGGAATGGGAGTTACTATAATTGATGCTGCAACAACAGCCAATCAAAAAATTCGATATATTTGGAAAAGGTGGGGAATAAATGCGTAA
- a CDS encoding helix-turn-helix transcriptional regulator, protein MRKKYLRILKIIIYILNQKEVTTKELSEKFNVSIRTIQRDLHEIENLGISLEREIDGTVRILENNQLHLKGLNLNLEEKKILLLMMNLSEKYLYDLFTDTINEVKIKFINSLEPQMKELNKKRSTLYRFLKQRHENIKLWIVNSIERAILEQRKIKIRYNHPKKGEEEYELSPYLFLFSKNHWYLFALESKKNFEGLFRLSRIKKVIYLNDKFKPPKDLEEKINSIWETQYSTRRYTIKIKFSKEVAQLIKDTARHPSQIIQELENGEILYTVKVSGYKEILYWILSWGKDAELIEPKWMREKIKEEIYKMQKKYNNNL, encoded by the coding sequence ATGCGTAAAAAATATCTTCGAATATTAAAAATAATAATATACATTCTAAACCAAAAAGAAGTAACAACCAAAGAACTCTCTGAAAAATTCAATGTAAGCATCAGAACTATCCAAAGAGACTTACACGAAATAGAAAACTTAGGTATAAGTTTAGAAAGAGAAATAGATGGCACAGTAAGAATATTAGAAAACAATCAATTACATCTCAAAGGTTTAAATTTAAACTTAGAAGAAAAAAAAATACTACTTTTGATGATGAATCTTTCAGAAAAATATTTATATGATTTATTCACAGATACAATAAACGAAGTTAAAATAAAATTTATTAATTCTTTAGAACCACAGATGAAAGAATTAAATAAAAAAAGATCTACGTTATATAGATTTCTAAAACAAAGACACGAAAACATAAAATTATGGATAGTAAATTCCATAGAACGTGCCATTTTAGAACAAAGAAAAATAAAAATAAGATACAATCATCCAAAAAAAGGAGAAGAAGAATACGAATTATCACCCTATTTATTTTTATTTTCAAAAAATCATTGGTATCTATTTGCACTTGAATCGAAAAAAAACTTTGAAGGTCTTTTCAGATTATCAAGAATCAAAAAAGTTATATATCTAAACGACAAATTTAAACCTCCAAAAGATTTAGAAGAAAAAATAAATTCAATTTGGGAAACACAATATTCCACTAGAAGATATACTATAAAAATTAAATTTAGCAAAGAAGTCGCACAATTAATAAAAGATACAGCAAGACATCCTTCACAAATTATACAAGAATTAGAAAACGGTGAAATATTATACACTGTTAAAGTAAGCGGTTACAAAGAAATATTATACTGGATACTTAGTTGGGGAAAGGATGCTGAATTAATAGAACCAAAATGGATGAGAGAAAAAATAAAAGAAGAAATATACAAAATGCAGAAAAAATATAACAACAACCTCTGA